From one Solanum lycopersicum chromosome 12, SLM_r2.1 genomic stretch:
- the LOC101260022 gene encoding nuclear transcription factor Y subunit B-7, whose product MEDERGGNCAESSSSTLMPMPMNKEQDRFLPIANVGRIMKKVIPGNGKISKDAKETVQECVSEFISFVTGEASDKCQREKRKTINGDDIIWAITILGFEDYVLPLKQYLNKYRELEGEKLNVPKHVNQQQQQHAADQIKPNFSYNTTTTVYSPTPLLPQTSFVPTDQPFPLPFSPNSQLPKQEHLDSMGHW is encoded by the coding sequence atggagGATGAAAGGGGAGGAAATTGTGCAGAAAGTAGTAGTAGTACATTAATGCCAATGCCAATGAATAAAGAACAAGATCGGTTCCTTCCTATAGCTAATGTGGGTCGAATCATGAAGAAGGTAATCCCAGGAAATGGAAAGATCTCGAAAGATGCAAAAGAAACGGTTCAAGAGTGTGTATCAGAATTTATAAGCTTTGTTACTGGAGAAGCATCTGATAAATGTCAGCGTGAGAAGAGAAAGACAATCAATGGTGATGACATTATATGGGCCATTACAATTCTCGGGTTTGAAGATTACGTTCTCCCTCTTAAACAATATCTTAACAAATATAGAGAATTAGAAGGTGAAAAGCTAAATGTTCCAAAGCACGttaaccaacaacaacaacaacatgctGCAGATCAGATCAAgccaaatttttcatacaaCACTACTACTACTGTATATTCTCCTACACCCCTTCTTCCCCAAACTTCATTTGTTCCAACAGATCAACCTTTTCCTTTGCCTTTTTCCCCCAACTCACAATTACCTAAACAGGAACACCTTGATTCTATGGGACActggtaa